The following are encoded together in the Flavobacterium sp. TR2 genome:
- a CDS encoding TonB-dependent receptor, with protein MKTRLLFTVSFLFFTALIFAQNTISGKVVDQKGKPVAGANIYIDGTYDGATSSETGDFSFETTETGNKFLVVSFLLFETYKQEIDVANYKDQTVKLRENVNALDAVVITAGTLESGDKARVSVLKPLDIVTTAGSAGNIVAALQTLPGTQTVGEDGRLFVRGGEASETQTFVDGIRVAQPYGATTNNLPTRSRFSPFLFSGIAFSTGGYSAEYGEALSSVLLLNTQDEEDHEKTDIGLMTVGLSLGNTQKFKKSSLSVNMAYINLAPYQAVIPQNVDWNNPYQSLGGETVYRYNFTNGIFKLYASFDSEKFDLNQKNVNFENPIRTDMNNNNFYLNSSYKGSFGTGWQITSGVSYGYSKNKLKYNITGIDSQENAAQLKLKLSKKFSNYFKLSFGTDYFITKYDENLADNIALDVTNGYDSNIFAAYTEGDILFSKKLALKVGLRYSNNSLLNENNIAPRASLGYKVSKSSQFSFAYGDYSQTPVVDYIKFSKYHQFESEKASHYILNYTFTRPGQTLRAEAYYKDYSNLVQYDTRDIQYNSVFNNNGSGYAKGLDLFWRDSNLHKNLEYWISYSYIDSERQYKNFPKMATPSFIANHNLSVVAKYFITDWKSQVSLTNSFSTGRPYNDPNKTQFMNEKTKSYNSLSFSWAYLLTTQKILYFSVSNVLGTQNIFGYDYAKTPDASGVYQRQAVVPNADRFFFVGFFWTISQNKNENQLKNL; from the coding sequence ATGAAAACCAGATTATTATTTACAGTTAGTTTTTTATTTTTTACAGCTTTAATTTTTGCTCAAAATACTATTTCGGGAAAAGTGGTAGATCAAAAAGGAAAACCAGTTGCAGGCGCAAATATTTATATTGATGGGACTTACGACGGAGCAACAAGTTCTGAAACAGGAGATTTTTCTTTTGAAACTACAGAAACAGGAAACAAATTTTTAGTGGTTAGTTTTTTGCTTTTTGAAACTTACAAGCAAGAAATTGATGTTGCAAATTATAAAGATCAGACAGTAAAATTAAGAGAAAATGTTAATGCTCTAGATGCAGTTGTCATTACAGCGGGAACTTTAGAGTCTGGAGACAAAGCAAGGGTTTCTGTTTTAAAACCTTTAGATATTGTGACCACAGCAGGCTCAGCCGGAAATATTGTAGCGGCATTGCAGACTCTGCCGGGAACGCAGACTGTAGGTGAAGATGGGCGTTTGTTTGTACGTGGGGGAGAGGCGAGCGAAACGCAGACCTTTGTTGACGGAATTCGTGTAGCGCAACCTTATGGCGCAACGACAAATAATTTGCCAACTCGAAGCCGTTTTTCTCCTTTTTTGTTTAGCGGAATCGCATTTTCAACTGGAGGCTATTCTGCAGAATACGGTGAAGCTTTATCGAGTGTTTTGCTTTTAAATACACAAGATGAAGAAGATCATGAAAAAACAGATATCGGACTTATGACGGTCGGATTAAGTTTAGGAAACACGCAGAAATTCAAAAAAAGCTCTTTGAGCGTAAATATGGCTTACATCAATTTGGCTCCGTATCAAGCTGTTATTCCGCAAAACGTAGATTGGAACAATCCTTATCAGTCACTTGGTGGAGAGACAGTTTACAGATACAATTTTACAAACGGAATATTTAAACTGTATGCTTCTTTTGATTCTGAAAAATTTGATTTGAATCAGAAAAATGTCAATTTCGAAAATCCGATTAGAACAGATATGAACAACAACAACTTCTATTTGAATTCATCTTACAAAGGAAGTTTTGGAACAGGATGGCAGATTACTTCTGGAGTGAGTTACGGTTACAGCAAAAACAAATTAAAATACAATATCACAGGAATTGACAGTCAGGAAAATGCTGCACAATTGAAACTGAAGCTAAGCAAGAAATTTTCAAATTATTTTAAATTATCTTTTGGAACAGATTATTTCATTACAAAATATGATGAAAACCTAGCAGATAATATTGCTCTTGATGTTACAAATGGCTACGACTCAAACATTTTTGCAGCTTACACAGAAGGAGATATTTTATTTTCTAAAAAATTAGCTTTAAAAGTTGGCTTGAGGTATTCAAACAACAGCCTTTTAAACGAAAACAATATTGCGCCAAGAGCTTCATTAGGATACAAAGTTTCAAAAAGCAGCCAGTTCTCTTTTGCCTACGGAGATTATTCTCAAACGCCGGTTGTAGATTATATTAAATTTTCTAAATACCATCAGTTTGAAAGCGAGAAAGCCAGTCATTATATTTTAAATTATACGTTTACAAGACCTGGACAAACGCTTAGAGCAGAGGCTTATTACAAAGATTACAGCAATTTGGTGCAGTACGATACGAGAGATATTCAGTACAATTCGGTTTTCAATAATAACGGATCGGGTTATGCAAAAGGGTTGGATTTATTTTGGAGAGACAGCAATTTGCATAAAAACTTAGAATATTGGATTTCGTATTCTTATATAGATTCAGAAAGACAATATAAAAACTTTCCAAAAATGGCAACTCCAAGTTTTATTGCCAATCATAATTTATCTGTAGTTGCAAAATATTTTATTACAGACTGGAAATCTCAAGTTAGTTTAACCAACAGTTTCAGTACAGGACGCCCGTACAACGACCCAAATAAGACGCAGTTTATGAACGAAAAAACAAAATCGTATAATAGTTTAAGTTTCAGCTGGGCGTATTTATTGACAACACAAAAAATCCTTTATTTCTCAGTTTCAAATGTTCTAGGAACTCAAAATATTTTTGGATACGATTACGCAAAAACTCCAGATGCAAGCGGAGTATATCAGAGACAGGCCGTAGTGCCTAATGCTGACCGATTCTTCTTCGTAGGTTTCTTCTGGACGATCAGCCAAAACAAAAATGAGAATCAGTTGAAAAATCTTTAA
- a CDS encoding DinB family protein: MSESKRVSNLYQSIYNGNPWLEVTLADTLKDITAAQAYKKINPNLNTIWEIVNHLIQWRRNILKRVQGEIITTPDHNYFVPIIDSSEPAWEQSLQNLAKSQELWSACLSDFNDEDFEKIDLNNNHNFYEDIHGIIQHDVYHLGQIVILKKLL, encoded by the coding sequence ATGTCAGAAAGTAAAAGAGTTTCGAATTTGTATCAATCCATTTATAATGGAAATCCATGGCTTGAAGTGACCTTAGCAGATACTTTAAAAGATATAACTGCTGCTCAGGCTTATAAAAAAATCAATCCTAATTTAAACACAATTTGGGAAATTGTCAATCACCTAATACAATGGAGAAGAAACATATTAAAGCGTGTTCAAGGAGAAATAATTACGACTCCCGATCATAATTATTTTGTGCCTATTATAGATTCATCTGAACCCGCTTGGGAACAATCACTACAAAATCTGGCAAAATCTCAGGAATTATGGAGTGCTTGTCTAAGTGATTTTAATGATGAGGATTTCGAGAAAATAGATCTAAATAATAATCACAATTTTTATGAAGATATTCACGGAATCATTCAACATGATGTCTATCATTTAGGACAGATTGTTATTTTGAAGAAACTGCTTTAA
- a CDS encoding sugar O-acetyltransferase codes for MKTEKEKMISGEYYNAFDPELVKGRRTAKNLLHTLNVKEYRVTKKAKEILKELIPNAGAGFYIEPPFHCDYGYNIFAGENVYFNVNCVVLDCAPVNIGSNVFIAPNVQIYTASHPLDAELRKTLENAYPVTIGDDCWIGGNSVICPGVTIGKGCVIGAGSVVTKDIPENSLAVGNPAKVIRKLNQEPESKK; via the coding sequence ATGAAAACCGAAAAAGAAAAAATGATTTCTGGCGAATATTATAATGCCTTTGATCCCGAATTGGTAAAAGGGCGCCGAACAGCCAAGAATCTTTTGCATACCTTAAATGTAAAAGAATATCGAGTTACCAAAAAAGCAAAAGAAATCCTGAAAGAACTAATTCCAAATGCTGGAGCTGGCTTTTATATCGAACCTCCTTTTCACTGCGATTATGGCTATAATATCTTTGCCGGAGAAAACGTTTATTTTAATGTAAATTGCGTGGTTTTGGATTGCGCCCCTGTAAATATCGGGTCAAATGTTTTTATTGCGCCAAATGTTCAAATTTATACGGCATCGCATCCGCTTGACGCTGAACTACGAAAAACACTCGAAAATGCATATCCGGTTACCATTGGCGACGATTGCTGGATTGGAGGAAATTCGGTTATCTGTCCTGGCGTAACAATTGGAAAAGGCTGTGTTATTGGAGCAGGATCAGTCGTTACAAAAGATATTCCTGAGAATTCACTAGCCGTTGGAAACCCTGCAAAAGTTATTCGAAAATTAAATCAAGAACCTGAATCTAAAAAATAA
- a CDS encoding VOC family protein: MLTLNKVHHIAILCSDYEKSKYFYTQILGLTIIREIYREERQSYKLDLALNGTYVVELFSFPNPPQRPSRPEAVGLRHLAFEVINLEETIAFLNSKNIESEPIRIDETTEKRFTFIADPDLLPIEFYER, encoded by the coding sequence ATGCTTACCCTTAATAAAGTTCACCATATTGCCATTTTATGTTCCGATTACGAAAAATCGAAATATTTCTATACTCAGATTTTAGGTTTAACTATTATTCGTGAAATCTACCGTGAAGAACGTCAATCGTATAAATTAGATTTGGCTTTAAATGGCACTTACGTTGTCGAATTATTTTCATTTCCAAATCCGCCGCAAAGACCCTCAAGACCAGAAGCGGTTGGTTTGCGTCATTTGGCTTTTGAAGTTATTAATCTGGAAGAAACGATTGCGTTTTTAAATTCAAAAAACATAGAATCTGAACCGATCAGAATTGATGAAACAACCGAAAAGCGTTTTACTTTCATTGCTGATCCTGATTTACTGCCTATTGAGTTTTATGAGCGTTAG
- a CDS encoding chloride channel protein produces MNKTAQIKKNHQLIKLRKLVIVSILIGFLSAFLGISLKKITEYYEEIFFHEVSVHPLFYILFPAFGLSVIYFLRHYIFKKKENKGMKEVFESTASKTKNLPSYKIPSHFINGLLTVIFGGSTGIEVSTVVATATIGSVAHEKENVFRQYKTELICAGVAAGVTALFSSPIAGVLFAFEVISRKVTRAFVISNLIAVSIAFGLLTILKEEPLFAVSITTWNLKAIPYFILLGILAGMNSVYLTRCVLFFKSQFGKIDTHYYKIIIGSAVLSLSLFFFPQLYGEGYHAIKGIFGNAHQTQLTITLALTFIGILILKPVVTSITLASGGDGGVFAPSLFIGAFLGLLLASILNSFFHVNVIPINFMIIGMAAVLSASIHAPFTAIFLVCGLTNDYTLFFPILAVCLISKYTAKTIYPYTVYSYSPSLIK; encoded by the coding sequence ATGAACAAAACGGCGCAAATCAAAAAAAATCATCAATTAATCAAACTCCGAAAATTAGTTATTGTTTCTATCTTAATTGGCTTTCTTTCTGCCTTTCTCGGAATTTCACTCAAAAAAATAACTGAATATTACGAAGAAATCTTTTTTCACGAAGTATCAGTTCATCCCCTTTTTTACATCCTATTTCCTGCTTTCGGTTTATCGGTAATTTATTTCTTAAGACATTATATTTTCAAGAAAAAAGAAAATAAAGGTATGAAAGAAGTTTTTGAAAGTACAGCCTCAAAAACCAAAAATCTTCCGTCCTATAAAATTCCATCTCACTTCATAAACGGCTTATTAACTGTTATTTTTGGAGGTTCCACAGGAATTGAAGTCTCTACAGTTGTAGCCACAGCAACGATTGGCTCGGTTGCTCATGAGAAAGAAAATGTTTTCCGTCAATACAAAACCGAATTAATATGCGCGGGTGTTGCGGCGGGAGTAACGGCACTTTTCAGCAGTCCGATTGCAGGAGTTCTATTTGCTTTTGAAGTAATTTCAAGAAAAGTAACGCGAGCATTTGTGATTTCAAATTTAATTGCCGTTTCCATCGCTTTTGGTTTGCTGACCATTTTAAAAGAGGAACCGTTGTTTGCAGTTTCAATTACAACATGGAATTTAAAAGCGATTCCGTACTTCATTCTTTTAGGGATTTTGGCCGGAATGAATTCAGTTTACTTAACACGCTGTGTTTTATTTTTCAAATCGCAATTTGGCAAAATCGACACCCATTATTACAAAATCATCATAGGATCTGCTGTTTTAAGCCTTTCCCTATTCTTTTTTCCACAATTATACGGAGAAGGTTACCATGCTATTAAAGGAATCTTCGGAAATGCGCATCAAACTCAACTGACCATAACTTTAGCATTGACTTTTATAGGCATTTTAATTCTAAAACCAGTTGTCACTTCAATCACATTGGCTTCTGGCGGCGACGGTGGTGTTTTTGCACCCAGCTTATTCATCGGAGCATTTTTAGGTTTGCTGCTGGCTTCAATCTTAAACAGTTTTTTTCATGTAAATGTAATTCCGATTAACTTTATGATTATAGGAATGGCTGCCGTGTTGAGTGCAAGCATTCATGCCCCTTTTACGGCAATTTTCTTGGTTTGCGGTTTAACAAACGATTATACCTTATTCTTTCCAATTCTTGCAGTTTGTTTAATTTCAAAATATACTGCAAAAACAATTTATCCATATACGGTTTACAGTTATTCTCCAAGCCTAATTAAATAA
- a CDS encoding YciI family protein, producing MKKPLLIFVFLVMSAIGFSQETEIKYDENLAKSLHADEYGMKKYVFCLLKSGSNTTASKEETKKLFEGHMENIGKLAKEGKLAVAGPFMKNDRNYRGIYIFNVETIEEAKALVATDPAIKANLLEAELTPWYCTAALQEIPKMHDKIAKKKM from the coding sequence ATGAAAAAGCCACTTTTAATTTTTGTTTTTTTAGTAATGAGTGCAATCGGCTTTTCACAGGAAACCGAAATCAAATACGATGAAAACCTTGCAAAATCGCTTCATGCCGACGAATACGGAATGAAGAAATATGTTTTTTGCCTTTTAAAATCTGGAAGCAACACGACGGCTTCGAAAGAAGAAACCAAAAAACTTTTTGAAGGCCATATGGAAAACATTGGCAAATTGGCCAAAGAAGGAAAACTGGCTGTTGCAGGACCTTTTATGAAAAATGACCGAAATTATCGCGGCATTTACATCTTCAATGTCGAAACGATAGAAGAAGCCAAAGCCCTCGTAGCTACAGATCCAGCCATAAAAGCCAATTTGCTCGAAGCCGAATTAACACCTTGGTATTGTACGGCAGCTCTGCAGGAAATACCAAAAATGCACGACAAAATTGCCAAGAAGAAAATGTAA